The following DNA comes from Neovison vison isolate M4711 chromosome 13, ASM_NN_V1, whole genome shotgun sequence.
GAATTTCTCCAGCCAGTCTGCCAAAGAGAAATCTCTACTTTTGTGAACATGCCAAGAAGTGGCCGCTGCGGCTTATGCCAGCTGTGAGAGCCCAGGTGGAGGCACGGACCGTCCCACAGACCCTCAGAGCAGCCACGGGCATTCAGCCTGGTGCCGTGTTCATACCCTTTGGTTTAAAAACTGGGGATCCTGATAGTCACAAGTCACACATTTCCCCCAGTCTTCCAGTGTGTTTGTTGCAGATCCTAGCATTCCTACCCAGAGCAGGGTGGGATATCACCAATTCAGAGATCAAGGTCAGGTTTACATTCCTGTGGAAAAGTGACATGATCACTTAGTGTGACCCCTTGGGTTTAAGCTCCAGCTAATGCAGTAGGGGAACCTGGGTCCCTGCCTGGCATTAAGCACCCTAACATCTGTTTTCACAAAGGTAGAAGAATGATACAAAACTGCTGTTTGTATACAAGGCCTCAGCAGTCTGCTACCCAGTCATTGTGTATGGTCTGGCTGCCAGCAGACATGCAGTGTAGATTCTCAGAAATCCTTGCAGAATAGAACCTGTGAGAAAACACCTTGGGTTAGGGGAGTACCCCATGGGCAGTTCCACACTTGTACGGTCTCCATTTCCTCCTACAGAGGAAGAGCGCTTGCTAGCAGTACCCCAGATCAGCTGGGCTCTTCAAGGTCCTTGGGGGCAGCAAGGTGACAAGGCTAGTTACTAAGGGGACTGTCTAGGGGGACAAACGAAGGAGGCTGCCAACCTGGGCTCTTGGCTTCTAGGCAGTTTTCAAAGCAAATCTTCCTCCTTGCCAGTTACCTCAGCTTGTCTGTTCTTTCCCACCTAACTTCCTGCCAGTCCACAACACCAAGCagaagggggaaaagggaaagaagctgCAGACCACCTTGCAAAACTTGTCTGCCCTGCCCAGCTGGAGTCTGTGGCTGCATGTACTGCTGTCTTCACCTGGCGGATTACCTAGATTCTACTTCCAGGCTGTTGGGGATGGCGAGACAGCTTCCTGGGCCCAGACCCCAGCCTTCCTTGAGCCTGTTAGGTGAGGCTAAGCTGCAGAATCCTGAAGGGCCTGCCCAAAAGCAAGCAGGTCTGGCCCTGAGAGGTAGAGAGGAGGGGAGGCCACAACAACTTGAGCTTCATGCTGAAGGCCCCTTTTTAAACTTTGGCATAAAAGTCCTTTTCTCCTTAGGTTAGGGTAAGAAAACACTCCCCTGGTGAATGTTTGGAACCATGCTGAAGCCCTCACATTGGCCAACTGGCCAACACTTTAGTCAGCCATCCACCAAAATCCAGTCTAACAGCTGATTGGACTGGATTCTTCTCTGTAGAACTGGAAAGTCACTGAAGACAGCTAACCTTGAGCTTTTCCTCCCCATTAGAGAGGCACAGAAAGGAAACCAGAGGGCCCTGTTTTTTATACAACAGAATGTCGGTACTGGCAAGAACCTTCTCCAGATGAAGAAATGGGTCCAGAGAGGGGAGGTGACCTGCTCAGGGTCTCAGAGAACTGGGAGCAGAGCCAGAGGTTCTGGCTTTGTAGCCCTGAGTTAGAAAGCATTTGATCctccatgaaaataaatattaacagtaCCACTAAGTTACACCAGTCCATGATGGGTAGTCCTCATTCCCAGTGACTTTGCCCAAAAGGCTGTACATTTTCTAACTATagtttaaattgtttaaaaaattgaaaagtcgGAATGTTCCATTGAGAATGCAGTCCCGTTAGGTGACAGGCTCCACTACATGGCCTAAAAGTAATCAACGTTTATCGGCTGCATAAAGGATGTTGTAGTGGGATGTTTTATAGAGCAGGTAAACGGAAGGGGTGGCAGCCTCGGGGAACACGTGGTGGTTCAGGGCTGTGTCCATCTCATCCACATATTCCACCTGCAGGGCGATGTTCAGTGCCTGAgacagggctgtgatctggatgTGGTCACACTCCATGGCCATGGGCTCCACTTCCTGCAAAGGCCAAAACGAAAAGACAAACCCAGATTAGGAAGGGGGCCTGGCAGAGGACAAATGAGAAGCCCATCCCTGGCGTTCATGGCCCTGGGTCTAAGCATCTATGCTGGGAGATAATCTTCACAACAGCTCATCAGGCGGTACTGCCATGCCTAGTTTCTAGAAGAGACTGAGGAAGAGCAGCCAGAAACCCACTAGAACTGCAAGGCTTGAATCTAGATCTTTTAGATTCCAGACTCTAGTGGTATGTGAGAAGAGAACAGTACTTTGAAAAATCGGGATGGAGGTAGACAAGAATTTTTAAGCTTTGGCTTGGTAAGGCACAGAACCAAAGAATTTCAGCAGACAAACGGTCATGAAGGGATTTCACAGAGGGCTAGGCGAGTGAGTGAGTCTGAATGCTGAAGAggccacagagaggcagagatggtGGCGGCTGGCAAGTCTGTCCCACCTAACGGGCGGCCGCCACTCCACTCCTGCTGATTGCAGCCATGCAGAATAAGGCCCTGGGAGCTGGATCCCAACAGAAATCCAGAGTCCAGACAGCTGCCCACGGTTTAAATGTTGGCAGATCCGTTTAGATAAATACCGTCCATCATAAACAAAACACATCTTAAGATACATGGGACATGGGGGCTGCTACTCTCCGATTCTGCCAACAGGGCAGTCCAAGGCCCGCGGTTCTCGGGTGGGAAATCTGAGGCCTGGATGGGGGAAGTACCTGCCCAGAGCCACATGTTCAGGCAGTTTAAGTAGGATCTATTTCTGGCTTGCTAATCGTGTTCTTCCAATTACAAATGCAGATGCGACATGAAGTCCCCTGGCTAGGGATGATGGCATTCAAGCCTCCTGAGGGGAGAGGGGCTTTCACGGCACTTCCCCATGGCCCACACACTGACTGCCCCGTCCTCCCCAGTGTGTACAAGCGCAGGAGCTGGGGATTACACAGCAGGTCCCAGGGTTGTGGGCTGAGTCCCCAGAGCTTGAGACCCCGAGGACCTACATGAGTACAGAAATCCTTGATGTCCATCTCCTCATCAATGAAGTGTCGGAAGAATTCTGCGCGGTTCTTGATGAAGGCAGAGGTGAGCAGGCGCAGAAACTGCACGATTTGGTCCGAGGCGCTCTGGTCGTTGAACACCTTCAGCAGGCTGGACACTGAGCCGTCCTTCTCTACCAGCTCTACCACACTGTAAAACTGGACCCCGCCGGGCTGTCAGCTGGGAGGCACAGGCAACACCTACCCTCCCCCACGGGACTCTCTGCATAGGACCCTCTCCTCAgtgtgtatttccatttttaaatcctCAAATTGAGTTACCAAAGTCAGTCTGGGACCAAAGCTAAGTAGAGGGTTGGAAATGCCCTGCAGTGTATACCTTAGCCCAGAGTCCTGTCTAGGGGACAGCAGTTGGGTCTCCTCCCGTCACTGTGGTGATTTATAATCCTCCAATCCCACCTCCTTCACTAAGGGGATCGGGAGTAGGGTGGAGAGGGAATGGATAAAGGGGAGGGGGTTGTTTCCGGCCTGAGAGCTACTGCCCCAAAGGAGGTACTTCCTCCCTATGGGAGGGCAGGGCCCTGGGTTCCCTGTCCCAACACGCAGGAAGCAGCTGTCCTCCAGCTGGGAGGAGCAGGGACACAAAAGCAGAGCCATGGGCTGTGGGGGACTCCAGCCACTGCCCattcctctctgctctgccagcATAGAAGCACCTGGACCCTCAGCCATCCTGCCCAGGTTAACTCACAGCATTAAAGAAGTTTCGGAACTTGTGCTCCTCAAACCCAGCAGCCAGAAGGTCATTTGGGGTCTGCAGGACACGTTCTTTGAACCTAAAGGGGTTAAGACGGATGGCTTATGGGGAAGTGATGATGGACACTGCTGTGACAATGTCTTCCCCTCTCACCCGATGCTCCCGACACCTGAGGAGGGGTGTGTCCCTAACGGGAGAAGGCAGTCCCCGTTAGGGACACACCCCTCCTCAGCTGCCTTCTCCCTTTCAGAGCACTTCCACACCACAGTCTGGGTAACACACGGAGCTCTGTCCTCCCCAGCATATACAGTACCCATGTCACAGATTAGGAGATTGAGGTTGTCACTACCCACTCCCAGACATGTTGCTTCTAGCTTCCAAAGCTTCCTGAAtctgtctctccttcctgtcCCCATAGCTCTTGCCATATGACCACCATCTCTGGTCATCTCCGTGTTTATCTCTtccttgctccctgctcagtgaccCCGCGGTGGTAGCCTGAAAACCAGTCACGAAAGGAGTATTTATACCACAGAAAGGGTTACCGCCACCAGTCAGGCCTCCGTGCCCCACAGCTGTGAAAGCTTTGTCGGCACTGGCCACCCTTTAAACCTGGTCCAGTGGCCCTTGCTCTGTCAGCGCGGGCTCATCCCTCTCTGCTCCCCGGCAGGCCCCTCACGGTGCCGCCCCCTTCCGAGACCAGCCCTGGCACTTGGGGGCATGGTGAGGAGCCCTAGCAGCCCCTGGCCCCAGGACACGTTTAGCTGCAGACATGAGGTACAGAACAAGCAACTGGTCCTTGGAGGGAAGGGAACAGCCCGTGCTAGAGGAACCAAGCAGGAGgctcggggtggggtgggggggcagctgcCACTGGCTGTAGTGCAGTCTGTCCCCTGGGAACGGAGGCTGGCCTCCCAATGGGACAGGAAGGGGTTTTCACAAGGGACTAAAGGCCTGAGGGGGAGGCTCAGTTGTcttgggagggggcagagaggagaggggtggCATGTGTGGAGCGTAAACATCTAAACCAGGAGGGGGGAGGTCAATGCTGTCCAGAGTGGGTGGAGGGGACCCCCTGTGCTGGCAGTTGGCAGCCCTGCTGTTCAGCTGCCCTTGGGCTTTAGGTGCCCCCCTTACCCCCCCTCAACCCCAGCTGCATTCCCACATCGATTGCTCACCTGTGATTGCTGACCCCTGTACTAGAACTGATGAGTGTCACACAGGCCGGCCGAGACCAGGCcaggactcccccccccccccccccagcaagaTGAGTGCGGGGAACAGGGACGGCACTGGGCGAGGCGCTCTCTGCAGCACCGCCAGCTTCACTGTGACCTCGGGCAAGGCTTGTAACCTTCCCAAGGCTCTGTGgactcaactgtaaaatggggtacCACCACCCTGAACATCTCGCCACCCTGGACACTCCTGCGGAAGGGCTCGCAGACATTCTGGACTCAGCATCACCAAAACGGAGCTCCCGATCTTCCCAGTCCCCCTCTGCAACAAGTGGCTTTTCCATCCTGAGAACACTTGGGCAACACACTTAGCAGTCATCCTGGACTCCTCTCAGCTCGCGTACCCCGCCTAACCATGAGCAAGTCCTGCTGACTCCCCGAATCTGGAATCCAGCCCATCCCCTCCGCCTGCCCCTGCTGCCACTATCCTCTCCCTTCTCGGAGCACATCCCCTGCTGTGCCCTCCCAGTCTGTCCTGTGGATAGTGGCCAGCGGGCCAGGTGATGCTCTGTTCAGACCCTTAGAGGATCCATCTCTTGCAGGCTGAAATTCAGGGTCTTTATAGAGGCCCATGAGGCACTCCCCACTTACCTCCAACCCCTACTTAAAACtgcaacacccccaccccccgcctccatCCTAACAACTTGGCCACCTTCCCCATCTGGTTTTTTCCTACAACACGTCTTGCCGTCTGACATCCCATGTGGTCTGTTTTCTCCTGCTAGCATGCCTGCTCCAGAGGCAGGAAGTTTCTCTCTCGTTCTCTGCTGCATCCCCAGGGCCTATGGGGGGTCTGTGTGTGGTGTCCTGCGGGGGGATGGCTGCAGGGTGGGCGGGTGCCCCGGGAGGAGTGCAAGGGTGAAGCCCAGCATCAGGGCTGGGCTTCGAGAACATCACCTCGCTGAGTCCTCCAAACGGAGTACGCAGAATTACCCACGTTCCACAAatgtggaaacaggcttagagAGCTGCGGTTACttgccccaagtcacacagcaagtcaggTAGAGTGAGGTCTGGCCTCACAGCCCCGGACCTCAGCATGGCACAGCTCTGGGAGACACAGGAGGGGAAAAGCCCTGCACTGGACTGCGCGGTCTTGACCTTGCAGAGCTGGGGGGGGAATGGAGGAGGAAAGTGACTTGAGATAGGGGACTCCATCAAAAGGGACTCTGTCTGTTCAAGAAGGACATTCCAAATAAAGAACCGGTGGCCTAATTTCTATCCCTTTTGAGGGAATCTATTTTGACCAGGAGAGGATTATCTTAACCTAGCCGTTCTCAATCAGGGTTGACTTTCCTCAACCAAAGAGGTTTCTGATGgaatctggagacatttttgatggtCGTGGCTTGGGGCAGAAGGTGCTCTAGGGGCATCTAGCAGGTGGATGTGAGGGATACTACTAACCACCCTATACCGCCCAGGACCGACCCACAACTAGAATGATCAAGCCCCAAATACTAGAGGAGTGCTGCTGTTGAGAAAGCGGCCCTCACAAAGCCGCTCTGACACCAGGGTCCACGGATCAAGCCTGAGTACTCTGACCTACAGCCACTCTGTTCGTGTGGGGGGGCGGAGTGGGGAGGGCTTCATCCGATCCTCTCAGGGCAGTGAGCTCCAAGATCAAGAAGTAGGTCTTTTAGCTCCTTGCTGTGTTCTGAGACCGGCAACATCTCCCGGGATTTGGGGAGAAACAGAAGCCTGCTCTAGACGGACCGAATTGGTACCACATTTAAAAGGTCCAAGCAGTTTGCGCAAATGCTGACGCAATAGGGGCCCTGACTTGAGCCTCGACACAAAGGTCTAAAGGGTCGCTCTTGGGAGCAGCCGCTGGACAGAGACCTTCCTCAGCATCGGGTCAGGACCCAAGGCCTGACTAGGTAGATACCCGGTTACACACCTTTAAGAACAGGGGCAGCTGAAATTACTCAGAATAGGCAAAGCGTTGTTTTCCTCTTGGAGAGTCTTCAGAGGCAACCAATGCAACCCACCTAGGCGAACCTAAGTCACGGTTCCATCCCAGACCACatggctgcccccaccccacccccacggcAGCTCACTCTCCAGGTTTGGCAGGCCTGTGCCTAGGAAACCCCATCAGGGAGACCCAGGGCACCCAGGCCTGCCCAGCAGTCCCTTACATCCACTCACTTGAGGACCTCCCTGCTCTTCCCCAGCAGGGACTCCAGGTAGGAATAGCCCAAGGCCCGGTAGAAGCAGTTCCCATCCCCCTTGGTCTTGCGGATCCCGGTGAACCTTTTGCTGAGTTCCTGTGGGGCAGAGAAGGAAATGTGGACGTCTGCACCACCATCACCCGTCGTGTCGTGTCCTGTGGGGGGGCCAGGGCCCCTACCTCCCCCAGGTAGCAGCTGCTGCCTCCTCTGAGAGCCTTCACAGTCTCCCAGCTACCCTCCATCGCACGGAAAACCACGCTGAGCCGGTCCTTGTGGCAGGCACCGAGGGATGAACGGGTCATGGCCCACCCTCAGGCAGCCTACAGTCTGGGGAAGATGGACCAATGCACAACTATGACAGGACAGGGGAAACACGGGGGTGCCTCGGAGCAGTGGCATCAGAAGtctaggaaggcttcctggaggagtaGCACTGAGGGGAGCAGAAGTGGTATGCATGGCACAGGGGAGGCACAGCTAAGCAAAGCCCttgcgggtggggtggggtgtagCTGAGCAGTGAGCCAGGAGTCTGTAGAGTTTGTAGAAGAGGCCTCCTCAGACATAACGAAGCAGTCTGGCCAGAACTTCAGACATGTCTCAAAAGGCGTGGCCCTCCCCAGgccacccacccccagctctgctcTGAGCTGCCAATTTCCCTCTGAAATGTCCTGGAGTCTCCTTGGGTGCCTCCTGGAGCTATAGGCAGGGTTTTGATAGCAAAGCACGGTCTTCAAGGTGTTGGGGAGTCCCTGCTCCCACCACAGCAGTGAGAAGGCTTGGGGTTGATGGGGCCCCCTCTCAGCCCCACAGGGAAGGTTATGCTCCGTGAGAACCGCGTCTCCTCTCCCGAGAGGGCTTCAGGGTACACAAGTCCCTGCAGCTGCAGGAGACAGtcttcccagtgagcagagagaagcagaggcatgCTGCCCCCGAGGTGGACAGAGCCtaggctgctgctcctgccctggtTTTGTGAGCTGTGCCCCTGCACGCTTCTGGCAAACCCCTTCTGCAAAGGCCAACGGAGTGGCCCTTCGCTGCTGAGATGCCCTATCACTGTGGTTATGGACGCAGCTTAAGAGATCTGGCTTCCTTGTCTGCATCCCACCTTCTCCACTGACGAGCTGGAGGACTGTGGGCCTGCCCTTTAATATCTGTGCCTCCCTTCCCTCAGCTGTAAAATGTGGATAGTACAAGTACTGGCTTTGCAACATAATGTCTCAGTAAATAAAGCACTTAGGATAGTacctagcttttaaaaaaatttaaaaattgctctATATATTGCAACTAAAATGCCCAACATCAAAATATTCTGGGAGCCCTTGAATTTGCCCTGGAGCCTGGCCCCAAGGCTAGGACATTCTGCTTTCAAAGTGGCACCTTGGACTCCAATCCTAGCTACAGCACATTAGCTCTAAGATCCTCTCCCTTGAAAACCTCTGCCTCACCTGGATTTTCCTCTGGTAAATCCTGTTTTCAGGATGATCCCGAAGAATTGATAGAATGTCACATTTTTCTGATATTAGGTTGAAAGATGTTTCACTCTGAAAAAGAAGCAAAGCTGTGACCATTTCAAAGTCACGGATAGGCTTCCACCACGTAATTCCATAACATAGGGAATGGGACCTTGCCATAAAAGGCACGTTACCAGTTATCTTGGATGTCCGTTCCCTGGACAGGGAGTCACGGTCGGCTCCATCGTGTACGGGATCATCCGAATGGATTCATTTTCAAGTATAATCCCTTGACCTAGTGAGCCTTCATGCTGGAGTATGAGCTCTCTCCTTGTCACCTGTCCTTCCtgtctcactcattcattctttcatttgccACCAATTCCTGAACATCCAGCCTGCACTAAGCACTGTGGGATAAGCTGGAAGTAAGTATGGCGCAAGTCCATACTGCAGCCCAGTTGGAGTCTGGTCAGTTCCAAACCAGAGATCAGCTTCCTGGCCCAGAGGCAGGGCTCTGGAGGGCTGAGAAGAAATCCGCAGGGAGCAGGTAATGGCAGGAGGCGGCTTTGGAGCCGCCCTCGGAGCCAGGGAAAGTGCAGGAGACATCTCTGTTCTAACAGTCAATTCCCAGCAGCCTCCTCGCAGCCTCAAGCTGTTTCTGCCCAGACTCTGCCCAGAAAAGTGGCAGATGCACCCCTGCCTCCACTCCATCCCTAGACGTGCTCTAATTCCAGCATGAAAATAATGTACGAGGAATCGGTATTAAAGCCAATGACCCAGGTCTTTTACTTTAAGAGAAGTGGCCCCAGTGCCCAGTGTTCAAGGGGACAGTTACACAATACTGTACGAGTGACCAGAGTTGGCCAACCAGATCATGACAAGTATTCTGGAGAGCTGAGGGAAGGCTTTCAGTTTTGgataaaaggaacagagacaaagcATGTcctattccttcctcttcctccctgccttcaATGCAGATGCAGTGTCTATATTACAGCGGCCATCCTGTGACCATGACACTGAAAGCTAGTATGTGGGAAATGGTTGGATGATCTGCTGCTATCCTAAGTCCAAGATGTAGAGAATAACAGACGCCATGATTGTACATCTATGATGTGCCAAGCTCTGGGACAGAGACATACATATccccattatctcatttattccccACTAGCAATTATACCCACTCTACTGACAAGGTCAGGTTCCTTGGGCCAGGAAGTGATTTAATCCAGTTCTGGCTCTGAAACCCATGGGAATTCTAGAAGCCAAACTGCTAGGCAAACAGAGCTCAGAGTCTAGCTCTTGAGGGAACAAAGCTGCTAGACTTTACAGGAACACTGTGTACAGGGCAGACTAGGGCCTCTGCATCATCAGGCCAGGtcctaacctcccacccctgtgGTCCCAGCCAGGCAGACAGCCTAGCTCTCTACCCAGCTCAGTGCCCACAGCAGTGTCCCCAGTCTGAAGACACTTGTCACAGAGGGAACAAAAGATGATTTATAGGTGATGTCTGGACATGTTAAAAGACGGGACATCTGGaggaaaagtgttttcttttcagtttccttcaatttttataataatcatgCCAAGGAGAAAGGCAGCTTCCAACATACCTTTAAATCCTTTCCACTCTGCTAATGTCTTTtggccagtgagcagggagcctaaaagTGTTCCATTTCCtttaagctctacacccaacatgagacttgaactcacgacccagagatcaagagtcacagctttactgactgagccatccaggtgccccaaagggttccattttcatttgcagtacttttaaaatgtaaaacaagtcAGCTTTGGGGGACACCCAGCTGGCTTAGTAGAgctgagactcttgatctcagggtcaggagttcaagcccccccactgggcacagagcttacttcaaaacaaaacaaaaaagcctgtTTTATTGACTTGGTTGGCATTTTTATGAGATGTGAACATGTTTTGATCTATTCTAAATCATGGAAGAGCTCCATTATTGGCATAACAAGTGTTGCTGTGCGGTTCGTTTTGCACTCCTACCACTCTGTGCTAAAAAAGGACCCTGTaagtttcagaatttaaaaaatccacttcTGCTGCTTTGAGAGAAAATAAGGTGACCCTCAGGTAGGTGACAACACAGCCGGCGTGCCGGCCCTACAGCACCCTCTCCCTCACACTCTCGCTTCATTCCAGACTCCCATTACCCACCTCACTAACAAAAGGCTTGTTTCTATAGACCGCGACTTAAAACGTTGGCTCGGGTCTTTATAATGTGGATTAAAAGCAGTACCACCGGTATTTAGTGCTGCTTCTGCCTGGCCTGCTCCAAGCAAAACCCCAGCAGACCTAACAGGTGGGGGAAAGTGTAGTTGGCTGTATTCAGTCATTTCTGAGCGGACAGTGACGGAGGCGTGGAACGGAGTAACAATGTAAAGATAAATAATGAAGATGGTAGCAAAGCGCCATCAACAGTCAAAATGAGAATATAGCACTGGATCAGGGAAAGGGACACGCACCCTGGACCAGGAAAACTGATCCAGGTTTTCCCACTGGCCATAATATAAACTTGGCCTGTGGGGCAAATTTCCTTAGGCtattgaatttaaaagaaaaatattaaatagcagTTTGGGGCACCTCTTGGCCGCTGAGGATGGAGCCCATCACACTCGGGGTTTGACTGTCAACACTGGCTTCCCCTTCGTCCCTGTTCCCATGCCCCCCTCATAGGTAGTTTCTGTGGCACGTTTCaataagtacctttttttttttttttaaaggaaatcctccccccactttttttttaaatttatttgtttgacagagaggacaagtaggcagagaggcaggcagagagagaggaagggagcagagagcccgatgcggggctcgatcccaggaccctgatatcatgaccggagctgaaggcagaggctttaacccactgagccacccaggcacccctcagtaaGTACCTTTTTATTGAGGTACTTCACTTCTCAATATTATTGATATAATTGATTGAGGGAAAGTATCAAATACTGAGGTATTGAGGGAATATTTGAATTTACCTCAATATCAAATATTAGTGCACTGAGTATACTCAGTATACTGTATACAGTATACTAATTTCCCTCAAAATTATTGATTCCTTCAATACTGAGGGAATCGACTGAGggaaagtatatataaaatatccccCCATAACCACTTATTAGTGTGCAGTTCTGTGGCATTCTGTACACCCATGGTTGTGCAACTGTCACCCCCTTCCATCCCCGGAACTTTTTCATCCTCCCCACCTGACACTCCGCCCATTAAACATGAACTCCCCATCCCCGCTGCCGCCATCTGACCGTCTCTGAATCTGCCTAGCCCAGGGACCTCACGTAAGTGGAATCCATTGGTCTTAAAACTACAGAGTTGTTTTATGTATGCACATGTCTTATATGTGCACACAGATTATTCTACAGATACTGTGgcctttttattttgcttcacccaattttttttttttttacatataatgtattatttgcttcagggatacaggtctgtgaatcttaagtcttacacaattcacagcactcaaccatagcacataccctccccaatgtccatcacccagccaccccatccctcccagcccccttcctctccaggaaccctcagtttgtttcctgaaattaagagtctctatggtttgtctccctccctggtcccatcttatttcatttttttcctgccctttcccccaTGACCCCCGTCCCTCCCTGcccgcctctcaaattcctcatatcagggagatcatataattgtctttcttggacTGACTTAGTTCTCTTAGCAAAGACCCTCCataagacctcgaatagccagaggaatgttgaaaaagaaaaccaaagttggcagcctcacaattccagacttcaagctccatacaaagctgtcatcatcaagacagcatggtattggcacaaaaacagacgaaaagatcagtggaacagaatagagagcccagaaatggaccctcaactctatggtcaactaatcttcgacaaagcaggaaagaatttccaatggaaaaaagacagtgtcttcaacaaatggtgttgggaaaattgtacagctccatccagaagaatgaaactggaccatttccttacaccacacacaaaaacacaataCTATTTTAAGATCTGCCCCTCCTGCAAACGGTTCACTGGTCCGTTTCCTCCACCACAGATGATGGAGCCTTGGGTTCGCTCTAGCGCCCCCCTGTGGCCGTAGGTGGATTTATCGGGTCAGCGTGGAGCGGGGGTTTTCCAGAATGGCCCAAGTCTGAGGTCCCTGCCCACGACCCCTGCCCCACCGACCCGCCACCACCACCTCCTCAGCAGCACTGCCCTCATCACAGCTCTGGGGAAAAACAAGTCTCAAATGCCACGGAGAACTTGGGCATAGCCTTAAAGTACTGGCCCATATATCTGGCACGATGCTCTCTGGGTTTGACATTGGCTGACTCTTAAttggtattattttattatagtctAATCGTGGCTGAAAATTTCCAG
Coding sequences within:
- the OTUB2 gene encoding ubiquitin thioesterase OTUB2 isoform X2 — translated: MSETSFNLISEKCDILSILRDHPENRIYQRKIQELSKRFTGIRKTKGDGNCFYRALGYSYLESLLGKSREVLKFKERVLQTPNDLLAAGFEEHKFRNFFNAFYSVVELVEKDGSVSSLLKVFNDQSASDQIVQFLRLLTSAFIKNRAEFFRHFIDEEMDIKDFCTHEVEPMAMECDHIQITALSQALNIALQVEYVDEMDTALNHHVFPEAATPSVYLLYKTSHYNILYAADKR
- the OTUB2 gene encoding ubiquitin thioesterase OTUB2 isoform X1, with translation MCPRVPPRRRKSETSFNLISEKCDILSILRDHPENRIYQRKIQELSKRFTGIRKTKGDGNCFYRALGYSYLESLLGKSREVLKFKERVLQTPNDLLAAGFEEHKFRNFFNAFYSVVELVEKDGSVSSLLKVFNDQSASDQIVQFLRLLTSAFIKNRAEFFRHFIDEEMDIKDFCTHEVEPMAMECDHIQITALSQALNIALQVEYVDEMDTALNHHVFPEAATPSVYLLYKTSHYNILYAADKR